The window CCCAGCTCCCGCGCCGTGGCGGCCAGGCGGTCGGATTCCTTGATGCGCAGGCGGCCGGCGCGAATAATGCGGGTTTCGCCCTGGCTGACGCTGGCCATGACGGCCAATACCGGCACCAAATCCGGGCAGTCGGCCGCATCAATGACCGTACCGTAAGTGACCGCCGGCGAGGCCGTACAAATCCCCTCTGTCCAGCGGATTGCGCCGCCGGCGGCATTGAGCAGCTCAATGACCGCTTTATCGCCCTGCAGGGATGCCGCCGCCAAAGCGTGACAGTTTACCGCTGCCCCGATCGTGCCGGCCACCAGCCAGAAGGCCGCCTGGGAAAAGTCCCCCTCAACCGCGCTGTTACGGGGTTGATACGTCTGCCCGCCGCGGATGTGAAACTCCCGGTATTCGCGGTGGCTGACCGTCACCCCATGGTCTGCCAGGGCGGCCAGGGTCAGATCCACGTAGCCTTTTGACTCCAGCGGCGTGGTGATATGGATCTCCGAATCCCCCGCCAACAACGGCAAAGCAAACAGCAGGCCGGATAAAAACTGGGAACTGATATCGCCGCGCAGCATGAACCGGCCGGGCTGCAG is drawn from Acetonema longum DSM 6540 and contains these coding sequences:
- a CDS encoding 3-phosphoshikimate 1-carboxyvinyltransferase, with the protein product DCGESGSTLRFLIPLALLGEQKVTFHGRGRLAQRPLDEYAAICRRQGLLWESGGGLPLTVQGRLQPGRFMLRGDISSQFLSGLLFALPLLAGDSEIHITTPLESKGYVDLTLAALADHGVTVSHREYREFHIRGGQTYQPRNSAVEGDFSQAAFWLVAGTIGAAVNCHALAAASLQGDKAVIELLNAAGGAIRWTEGICTASPAVTYGTVIDAADCPDLVPVLAVMASVSQGETRIIRAGRLRIKESDRLAATARELGKLGADIREEGDSLVICGKPALEGGEVDSWQDHRIAMALAIASIRCRQPVLLHGAECVSKSYPGFWQDFISLGGILHERSVG